From the Lampris incognitus isolate fLamInc1 chromosome 10, fLamInc1.hap2, whole genome shotgun sequence genome, one window contains:
- the LOC130120075 gene encoding uncharacterized protein LOC130120075: protein MELGNKTLCIVCKESGGRDITAVTAPKLLHQVKLFEESGLITNDADINLSQRLSAVNAETLQDGYKIHKSCYDRYNNSHFNCAKDRKRKRELDLADHQTIGANTRAKAGPSLAFGAELCFYCEEPAIENPRKKDKSEPLLAAAGKEKSAKHVKDFTDNLEMMAKVLNDGKILRLLETDVRSRELFYHRKCHSRYRNRYSSASCRIKQERTSSQNSPDMIQYAEYIAMEEVGNFIDDSSENVFDLHKLENIYLQKVEDLGFDRPKSHSTRFAEKLSNSCLDINVVQKETGAHYRVIKKGSLDNVKQPATTPLSPCH from the exons atggaactagggaacaagaccctgtgcattgtctgcaag gaatctggtggaagggacataactgctgtcacagctcctaagctgcttcaccaagtaaaactgtttgaggaatccggactgatcaccaatgatgcggatatcaatctttcacagagactgtcagctgtcaatgcagaaactttacaggatggatataaaatccacaagagttgctatgatcgctataataacagccatttcaattgtgcgaaggatcgtaaacggaaaagagaactggaccttgcagatcaccagactattggggcaaacacacgagcaaaggctgggcctagtcttgcgtttggagccgaactttgcttctattgtgaagagccagccattgagaaccctcggaagaaggacaaatcagaaccattgttagctgctgcgggaaaagaaaagtcagcaaaacatgtgaaggatttcacagacaatctagagatgatggccaaagtcctgaatgatggcaaaatactcagattacttgaaactgatgttagatcacgggagttattctatcacaggaagtgccactcaagataccgtaacag atacagttcagcgagctgcaggataaagcaagaaagaacttcatcacagaactccccagacatgatccagtatgctgaatatatcgccatggaggaagtagggaacttcattgatgacagctcagaaaatgtttttgatcttcacaaactcgagaatatttatctgcagaaagttgaagatttgggcttcgaccggcccaaatctcactctacacgatttgctgagaaactctcgaacagctgtctggacataaatgtagtgcagaaagagacaggggcacattacagggttattaagaagggtagtttggacaatgtaaaacagcctgctacaactcccttgtccccctgtcattga